AGGTACAACAACCCTTTCACCAAGGGCTATATCTTCCGAAGAGGCATATACGAAGAGTTTGTTCTCAGAATAGTTGGATATTGCCACTGCGTAGTACATTCGTATCTACTCCTTCTTTATTCCACTCTCTTCTGGTCCTTAATATTGCGACATTACAGCATCTGAGACGACTTTTATCGTTTCCATCTTTCTTGTTGTTGAGGTGAGATAAAAGCCATGAACATATGGGGCAAGTTTTTCGATAATGGAAACACACTGGTGTTTTGAGTACTCTTCCAAGTGCGAATCATCTTTTTGCCTGAAGTATTCCTTCGGAACGTAGACACCTGGGACCTTTGAGAAGTGTTCGAGTTGCTGGAACGATTCAAAGACCATTAGGGCGATGTAGATTTTGGTTTTCTTAAAGATTTCCTCAGCTTCAGACTTTTCGAGGAATTTGATTATAGTATCGGCGTTGAAAATGGGTTGCGAGACGAAGAAGCTGCAACCGTTTTGTATTTTAAGCTCCATTCTTTCCAATGTTTGGTTCAAGTCTTTTTCAAATGGACTGAAAACACCACCCGGGTTAAATGAAAAAGAACCATAGATCTTCAATCCTGCAAGGTCTTCTCCTTTTTCGTTGAGCAATTTAGTTAATTTGAACACGTCGTATATGCTGAAGTCTTCAATACTCGATGAGAACGGGTAGGTTCCAACCCTTGGATCATCACCTGAAAGAATCAAGAGGTTCTTAATCCCA
The DNA window shown above is from Fervidobacterium changbaicum and carries:
- a CDS encoding methylenetetrahydrofolate reductase — translated: MNEINREDFFENRFILETLPPRGTNPDKYIAFCKEAVDYGAQVIAVTDLPMGSARVSPIAPAHMLSELGFNVLMHFSRTTRNAIRIEGDLIAVHMLGIKNLLILSGDDPRVGTYPFSSSIEDFSIYDVFKLTKLLNEKGEDLAGLKIYGSFSFNPGGVFSPFEKDLNQTLERMELKIQNGCSFFVSQPIFNADTIIKFLEKSEAEEIFKKTKIYIALMVFESFQQLEHFSKVPGVYVPKEYFRQKDDSHLEEYSKHQCVSIIEKLAPYVHGFYLTSTTRKMETIKVVSDAVMSQY